The DNA sequence ATCATTGATTATTTCATAACTTAGCGACTATACGGAGGGATTATACGATGCGTTTAGATACAAAGCTCATTCACGGTGGCGTGTTTGGCGACGAAGCGACCGGCGCTGTCAGTGTCCCGATTTATCAAGTGTCTACTTACCGCCAAGAGCGGGTCGGCCAGCATAAAGGGTATGAATACTCGCGTACCGGCAATCCGACGCGCGCCGCACTGGAACAACTCATTGCCGAGTTGGAAGAGGGATCGCGCGGCTTTGCCTTCGCGTCTGGCATGGCGGCAATTTCGACGGTCGTCATGCTGTTCGATCAAGGCGCCCACTTTATTGTCGGCGACGATGTGTACGGCGGGACGTACCGGGTGTTAAGCAAAGTTTTCAACCGCTTCGGCATCGAAACGACGATGGTTGATACGAGTGATCCAGCGCAAGTTGAACAAGCCATACGCGATAATACCAAGGCCGTTCTGCTCGAGTCGCCGAGCAATCCGCTGTTGAAAGTGACGGACATTGCCGCTGTCGCCGCGATTGCCAAGGCACACAATTTACTATTAATCGTCGACAATACGTTTATGACTCCTTATTTACAACAACCGCTCGCGTTAGGTGCCGACATTGTCTTGCACAGTGCGACGAAGTATTTGGGCGGGCACAGTGACGTCGTCGCGGGGTTGGTCGTCGCCAAGGACGAGGCGCTCGGGGAACAGCTCCATTTTCTACAAAACTCAGTGGGCGGGGTGTTAGGGCCACAAGATAGCTGGCTGTTAATGCGCGGTATGAAAACGCTCGGTCTCCGTATGCAGAGGCACGATGAAAATGCGCAAATGTTGGCGGAGTGGTTAGACGGGCGCATCGACACGGAGCGCGTCTTTTACCCTGGGTTGACAACCCATCCCGGGCATGAGGTAGCGAAACGGCAAGCGCGTGGCTTTGGCGGTATGCTTTCGTTTGATATCCGCAGCGGCAAGCGTGCCGAAAGAGTACTAGAACGCGTCCGTTACTTTACATTAGCGGAAAGTTTAGGTGCGGTCGAAAGCTTAATCTCCGTACCGGCGCGTATGACGCACGCCTCGATTCCGCCGGAGCGGCGCGCCGAGTTAGGCATTAGCGACGGCCTCATCCGCCTGTCCATCGGCGTGGAAGACGTGCGGGATTTGCAAGACGACTTAGCGCAAGCGTTAGACAAAGCATAGTAGAAGTGTAGCATAGCGGTTAAGCGTGAGGCGTGCAAATGTATGAAAGTGTGCCTTCGTTTCAAGTGCGTGGCTTGCAGTGACTTGCGCTGCAGTGACTTGCGCTGCGGTGAGTTCGCGCTATAAGGGGGGTAGCAGCATGATACAACAACGAGAGACGGTCGAGCTTGTCGTTTACGGAGCGAAACAAATATGTGCGAGTTGTATTAACCAACCGTCGTCGGAAGAAACGGTTAGTTGGTTACAGGCGGCGCTAAGCCGCGATTACGGGGATACTGTACACGTCCGTTACATTGATGTGGAGGAAGTGCCCGAGGCGGCGAGTGAAAGTGAGCAGCGCTTTATCGAAGGTATTATGCAGGACGAATACGCTTATCCGTTAATCGTCTTGAACGATGAAGTCGTCGCCGAAGGAAACCCGCGCTTAAAGGTGATCCGCAGCAAGTTGGAGCAACTCGGGATTAGGCGAACGTCTCGATAGCGAATTGCAACGAGATTGACTCCATTACACCGATAGTTGTACGATATGTGCGGTGGTTAGAATGGAGTGATGGACACATGCGGCCACTTGTGGAATTTTGCGTAAGCAATTTAACGCCAGAAGTGGAGAAAGTGAAAGAGGAACTCGAACGAGACGATGATATAGATGTGGTGGAATACAGCTGCTTAGGAAATTGCACGGAGTGTTACGTACGACCGTATGCGCTTGTCGATGGCGAATTTATCGCAGCCGATTCGGGTCCAGAACTACTCGTCGCGATTCGAGAAGCGATCAACGAGCAAACGAGTATGTGGGATGAACTAGACCGCCTGTTAGACGACTAAAGTCACAGGCGGTTTTTCGTATTTTTGGATCTACCTCATCGTTCTTCTTTCCTCCCTTGCCGCTCACCCTCATACACAACCAGCTCAGTTTTCTTCGTCCGCAGTGAGCGACACCGTTTGCTACACCCAGTAGACACTATAAAAAAGAAAGGAATCTCTCATTAAATCAATCAACCTGATTTTAAAATAGGTTAATCGAAAGTTAAACAAGAGTCATGTAATTTTTTGCGTATTACACGACTAGGAAAAGGCTTGTCTCAGTGAGGGGAATTAGAGTGCATCGGATGGGACGTACGTCTTTCTGTTAAAACTTCTCCTCAAAGTCGAAGTTGACCGGCACATCCGGTAAATCGTCTGTCGGTTCCAAGTTCGCCGACGAGACGGACGAGTCGACTTCCGTTAGCTAGAACGCACCGAACCGTACGGTGCCTTGTTTCGGTTAAAAAGACGCCGATCCAAATCGATTTGCTACTAAGTGGTGTGATCATATGCGAGTCATCCTTTCGCTCGATTAATCGTTGGAAAAAGCGACAGAATTGTCCGGGTGTCATTAAGTGATACTGTTTGAATGCGCGTATAAACGCTTCGTACGATCCAAATTAGTACGAGAGGGCGATGTCAATCAGCGGCCCTTCGCCGTAAATTAAATCGCTCGCCGCGTTCGTCAGACGACATTTATATGTATATTCATACACTGATATTTTTACATGATGGCAAAAAATACGATGAAAATTACAAAGTAAAAAATGACGTGTTTTGCTATATCTTTAATCATAATGATTTTATTTAAGTGGTTTTTAATACAATCGATCGCCGCGTGTACGGTCGCTTCATGTACTTTGTACACGCATCGTTTTTTGATATTTTTTGCGGTCTTTACAGCCGGAAAAGCATGTTAGTTGAGCGCATTCACTTTCGAACATTGTCCCTCAATTGGCAAAACTCTTCAAACAGCACACGGACGCTGGGACTACGGCGAACCACAGACGGTGTAGGCAAAGTTGAAAAGAAATGCTTACTTATTTTGTCGGATTAATGTTGATATAGTTATAACAGAGTAGTAAAATGAACATAGAACGTATATTCTACAGGAGGAATCAGACATAGTGAATCAGTTGGAAGACGCGATCGAACACTTGCGGGAGCAAATGGTAACGCTTGCGTTACGCGTTGGGCTAGACCACCCGGAGGTGTACCGATTGAGTCGGCAAATCGACCAATTACATACGGAATGGTGTCACCTTAAACGCGGCGAGGCGCGTGCAGATGTGCGGGCAGATGCGGGCAACACATACAGCATTAACCGCTTTACATCCAAATTGCGCGAAGAACGGGCGGCACTCGCTTTTGCGTAAGGTTGAGCAACACCGTTTTTCTTTGTATACTTAAAGTACATAAAAACATCTCAACCACCGAGAGGGGGAAAGATGATGATTCACATTAGTGAACAAGCTAGCTTCAAAATTAAAGATATGATGGCGGAATTAGGCGATAGAGACAACTTATACTTGCGAATTGGCGTGAAAGCCGGTGGCTGCAGCGGCTTTACGTACGGCATGGGATTCGATAAAGAAAAGCACGAGGACGATCAATTGTTTACAGAACAGGGGCTCTCTGTCGTCGTCGACGCAGAAAGCTTACCGTTAATTGACGGCTTAGAAGTCGACTATAAAGAGTCGATGATGGGTGGCGGCTTTACATTAACGAATCCGAACGCGATCGCCACGTGTGGCTGTGGGACGTCGTTTCGTACGGCGAAGCGAGAGGGACAGCCGGAGGAGTGCTAGTCACTAACTGCATGGCGTACAATAAAAAAAACACACCAACCTACATTGTGATAAAACGCGCGAACGGCTGTCCGATCAGTCAGCAGTTGCGTGACAGTGGTGGATGGTGTGTTTTTTTGTTATAGGGCGCACAAATGCCTTTACGGCATTTGTGTCTCTTGGATACCGAGCGATTCTTCTTTGCCGCACCGTTTGCAATAAAAGACGTGCATACAGTGCGACGCTTCCAGATCGACGTAACGGTTCGTCAGGCGCAAGTCATCGCTTTCGCGGTAAGGGCTGTAGTTCGCAAAGTAATCTTGCAGTTTACCGGCATCTGTCATTGGCCGTTCACACGTCGGGCACGGTGCGACTGCCGCTTTTAAGCCGTTACAGACGGGGCAGCCGAAAGGAACGTTACTTTCGCTCACGTCGATGTCACTCCCGCCGATTTAACGCGCGCGTCTTCCCGACGTACAACGCTAACAGCAGTAAAGTAAGTAACGCTACGGCTGCACCGAAAAAGATGCGGCTGCCGTCGAGCCAAAAGGCACCGAAAATCAATAGAGGAATACCGATCGTTGCGATGACGAGAAATGCATGGTACATGCGGGCTTTAAACAATCTGTGCGCATTGCTTTGCTCCGAGTTCACGGCATCTGCCCTCCTTGCCGCTAGTATGAAGCAAGGGGGCGTGTTTTACGCACGAGACTATACTACCAATATACGCCAAGTACACCGCCGTTTAACTTGGCACACCCACATACGCTAATCGGTTACACTATTTCGGTTGCAACAATCTGTCGCATGAATCGGTTACGCCATTGGTAGCAGTTTGACAGTTGAATATGTTGGCGTTGTAGTCTCAAAAGCTCATATTAGAACTGTGACCGGGTTGTAACTTCGCTTCCGGATCGATATACTGCTTGGCGTTGTTCACGGCCGTCGGCGCCTCGCCGAAGCCGCTGGCGATTAGCTTGACCTTCCCGGGGTACGTGCTTATGTCTCCCGCGGCGTATATACCGGGAATATTCGTCTCCATTTTCGAATTGACGACGATGGATCCTTTCTCGATCTCTAGTCCCCAATCTTTAATCGGACCGAGCGAGGAAATAAAACCGTAATTGACGATGAGTGAGTCGACTTCCACGTCAGTCGTTTCTTTACTTTTCTTATCGATGAGAGTGATGCGTTCGATTTTGTCCCCGCCGTGTAAACGGGCAATTTCTTTTGGGGTGACGATGTTGACGCTCGAGTTGAACAAGTTTTCCACACTGTGTTCGTGGGCGCGAAATTGGTCGCGTCGGTGTACGAGCGTCACTTCGTCGGCGATTGGTTCTAGCATGAGCGCCCAGTCGACGGCGGAATCTCCGCCTCCGGCAATCATGACGCGTTGCCCTTGAAACGATTGCATATCACTCACAAAGTAGTGTAAGTTTTTACCTTCATACCGCTCGGCATCCGGCAGGCGTAACTTACGCGGTTCGAAGGCACCGACGCCAGCGGTAATAATAATCGTTTTAGCAAGATGGGTTCCTTTTTGCGTCGTCATTAAAAAATGGTCGCCTTGCTTCTCGACGTTCAGCACTTTCTCTTCGAGGCACACCGTCGGATTAAAGTGGCGGGCTTGTTCGGTTAAGTTGTCCACTAACTCTTTGGCGCGCACTTTCGGGAATCCGGCGACGTCGTATATGTACTTTTCTGGATATAGTGCCGCTAGCTGCCCGCCGAGTTGCGGCATACTGTCCAATATTTTAACCGACGCGTTTCGCATCCCCCCGTAAAATGCTGCGAAAATTCCGGTCGGTCCACCGCCAATGATCGTAATATCGTACAGTTTTTCTTCACGAAAAGCGTCTTCGGCCATGTGTCATAAACACCTCCGTCATTTTGCATCCAGTAACTATTATAAGTGTTATCCGTATTGATTAAAAGGATTTTGGAAAAAGCGGTAATGAGATAAAAAATGTAACAAAAAAGACAACAATTTCATGGAACATCGCGAGGAAAAACCTTTCTTATTAGCGAATATGAAGCGTTTACCTGTTGCAAAATACTTGTGAACGATTTATCATAGATACTGTTGTGAGGGATTTGTGAACGGATAATCACACTAGTGAATTTGTGAGCAGTCACACACACTGTTACTACATTTGGGAAGTGATCAAAGGATGAGTCAATTGAAGAAGATCCTCATTTTGGGTGCGGGTTACGGCGGCATTGTGACCGCGATTAATTTACAAAAACAACTCGGCTTCAATGAGGCAGAAGTGACACTTGTGAACATCAACGATTACCATTACATTACGACACACCTGCACGCGCCGGCTGCAGGGACGTTTCCGCACGACAAGACGCGCGTCAAGATCGACGACCTTCTCGACGGAAACAAAGTTAACTTTATACAGGACGCCGTGACGAAAATTCGTCCAGACGACCAACTCGTCGAATTGAAAAACCGCGAAGAGCCGCTTGCGTACGACTATTTGGTCGTCGGATTAGGGAGCGCGCCTGCAACGTTCGGCATTGAAGGTCTGTTAGAAAACTCGATGGTCATTCGTAACATTAACAGCGTGCGCATGATTCGGACGCACATTGAGTATATGTTTTCCCGTTATCGCAATGAGCCGGACCGCGATGACTTAGTGACAATCGTCGTCGGCGGCGCTGGCTTTACCGGCATCGAATTTGTCGGCGAATTGGCATACCGCATGCCGGAGCTATGCAAGGAGTACGACATTCCCCGGGAAAAGGCGCGCATCATTAACATTGAAGCAGCGCCAACGGCACTCCCCGGTTTTGACAAAGAGCTCGTCGAATACGCGATGGAGACGCTCGAACGACGCGGCGTCGAATTTATGATCGGTACACCGATTAAAGCGTGTCAAGAAGACGGTGTCGTCGTCGGCGATGACGAAGAAAAGATTAAAGCGGCGACCGTCGTTTGGACCGGTGGGGTTACCGGAAACCCCCTTGTCGCTGACGCAGGTTTTGAGGTGAACCGCGGCCGCGTACAAGTGGACGAATATTTGCGTGCCCCGAATTACGACAACGTGTTTATCGTCGGGGACTCCTCGCTCATTTTCAACGAGGAAACGGGACGTCCATTCCCGCCAACAGCACAAATGGCGACGCAGCAAGGCATCAATTTGGCCAAAAACTTAGTGACACTCGTCCGCGACGGGGGAGCGCTCACGACGTTTAAATACGAGCCGAAAGGAACCGTAGCCTCCCTCGGTAAAGGGGAAGGGATCGGCGTCGTCGGCAAGAAGAAACTGTTCGGCTGGCAAGCAGCGCAAATGAAGAAAATAATTGACTTGCGCTACTTGTACATGATCGGCGGCATATCCCTCGCGATGAAGAAAGGACAGTTCTAATATAAGCGAACGATTATAGGTCATCAGCTAATAAATGGAAAATAAATGAGTGATCTTGTAGCCGGATCCGTGCGGGTTCGGCTTTCTTTTTCCGATTGCTAACGGGACTGTTTTTCTGTACACTTAATGTGATTTGCCTCTGTAAGGGAGTGAGTACCGAATGCAAATGAATATATACCAATTTATAGTTTCCATTCCACTATTTATGGTGTTGGCCTTTGGACTCGGGTTTATTTTAAACATGATCGTGAAAACGACGTGGATGCCGATCGTTTTATATTTCCTCATTGCGGGTTATTCCGTGTTTGACCGCATCGGCGAGCTACGCACCTCCGATTATGTCATTCTCATATCTGGTTTGGTCGGAGTCGCACTCAGCAGTTACGTCATTGTCCTACTACGCAAAAAAGGGTTTCGCATGTTTTGACAGCGGCTTACGCATACTGCACACACTCTGCCAGCGACGCTTCTGCCGCGACGCAGCTTGGACCGGTTCATGGTGAACCGGTTTTTTTGTGTATATTTTTCTTCCCCCTAACAGAAGCTAACGGCTGATTAAAAATCCCAGATGCTTAAGGAGGGGGAGTCTATGTTTAGTCTCTTGTATAGGAGAAGAAAAACAGTGCTGCTTCTCTTAGGTGCATCGTCCATCGTGCTAGCTGGAAGTTATGCCGTAGCCCCGCACATCACGAATGAGCGCGCTGGTCAGCCACAAGGCGCGAGCGTGTCGTCCGCAAAGGAGAGAAAGGATCGAACAGCTCGCGCAACAAACGAGTCAGAAATAAAGAAGCCGAAAGCGAACGAGTCGGACGCGACAAAATCAGCAGTAAATAAGCTAAAAGTAAATAAGGCGAAGGTAACTAAGCCAAAAGTAAGTAGGGCAAAGGTAACTAAGCCAAAAATAAGTAGGGCAAAGGTAAATAGGTCAAAAGGTAAAGTGGTGAAGGCGACGAAAGCGACGCTACCTCACCCGCCGGGCGAGTTGTCTCGTTACGAACGGGTCGAAGTAGTAGCGACAGGTTATACGGCAGGCTATGAATCGACTGGAAAAACAGTGTCCCATCCGGCATACGGGATCACGAAGTCCGGCGTACACGTCCATCGGGGGATTTACTCGACGATCGCCGCCGACCCCGACGTCTTTCCGATTGGTTCCATTTTGTACATTCCCGGCTACGGCTACGGCATCGTCGCCGATACCGGTTCCGCCATAAAAGGGAACCGGATCGACCTCTACTTCGATACAGTAGACGATGTGTATCGGGAGTGGGGGAAAAAGGCGACTGCGGTATACGTCCTTGAACGCGGGAGCGGGGAGCTCACTCAAGAGAGGTTTGAATCTTACAACCGCTTTGCCGAAATGAACGGTTCGTACTAATTCATGATCCAGTCGATGGCGAAAGCGATGAAAATGCCGAACCACGCCCCGACGAACACTTCGATCGGTTTATGTCCTAACAGCTCTTTCAAACGCGTCCGATTTTCCGGAGGGGTGCGCTGTTTCATCGTCTTTAAATTTTGCACCATTAAGTTAAACTCCTTGACGAGTTGGTTTAATAGTGCCGCGTGCATCCCCGCCTGACGGCGGACACCGGTAGCGTCGTACATGACGATAATGGCGAAGACGACGCTCAAGGCAAACAAGTGCGAATCGATGCCGTCTGCGATGCCGATTGCTGTTGCAAGTGCGGTCACGGCTGCCGAGTGTGAGCTGGGCATACCACCGGTGCTGAAGAGAAACCGCCATTCCCAGCGGCGTTGAAGGGCGTAATACAGGGGAACCTTGATTGCTTGGGCTGCCCCGATCGCAAGTAAAGCCGCTATGAGGGGGTAATTAATAAGCTGATTTGTCCACACCCGGACCATCCTTTCTAAAGGCTTTCTTTCATCATAAACGATATGAACGCCACATACCACAACCCGCGTATTAAGGATTATTTAAAAAAAGTTCTTCCTACAGTAAGGCTACTGTCGGCGCGAATGTTAGCGCTCACTTAATAACAATAGTAACAGATAAAGTTGAAAAAGTTGTTGCCTTATTATTTTGTGCGTGCTATATTAGTTACTGAACGTTTGACCATAACGGTTTTTTGGTCATAAAAGAGGGAGGCATAAGGGTGGCTGTTGATCGAAAGCAACAAATTCTTGAAGCGGCCTACGGATCTTTTGCACAATTCGGCTACAAAGCGACAACGATGGATCAAGTGGCGAAAATGGCCGATGTCGGCAAAGGGACGATATACACGTTTTTTAAAAATAAAGAAGAGCTCTTCCAAGAGATCATTGAGCAAGTGATCGGGGAGATGCAGCGGGTCGTCGACGAAGTGATCGACCGCGAGCGACCGTTCTTCGACAATTTACATCGCTTGTTGTACCGACTGCTCGACTTTCGCGCGCAACACGAGTTACTCATTCGCTTGCTGCACGAAATGGTATCCGTTGGGACAGTCGCTTCGAAGCGCGCGTTAGACCGGTTAGAGCGCGCCATTATCGACATATTGGCGAAAGAAATTGAACGTGGGATCGTGCGAGGGAACGTGAAAGATTGTGATCCTGAAGTGACGGCTTTTGTCATGTTGAAGTTGTACATCGCGCTCGTATCCGATTGGAAAAAAAGTCGAGAACCGTTTAGCAAGGAGGAGATTGCGCGGCTATTTCAACTGTACGTCGTTGAAGGTGTCGCGAAGTAACTTTTTTTGCCCTAAAATGACCAAGTGAACAAAACAGTCAATGTTGTGGAAGGTGATAAGAGATGCGTGGAATGCGACTATTTGCATCGGAAATGAAGAGAATATTGACGGATAAAAAGGTACTTGTTGCCGTGATGGCTGTACTATTTATACCGGTCCTGTACAGCTCCCTCTTTTTGTGGGCCTTCTGGGATCCTTACGAACGGCTTGAAGAGCTCCCCGTGGCGGTGGTCAACCTCGATCAAGGCACCGTCTACAACGATGAAAAGATTCATGCTGGGAAGGATTTAGTCGAGAAGATGAAGGAGGAAGGAGAAGAGGGGTTTAAATGGGACTTCGTCGACAAAAAGACGGCGGCAAACGGGATGAAAGATAACAAATACTACATGACGATTGTAATACCGAAAGAGTTTTCGGATCATGCGGTCACCGTGCTCGACGACGAGCCTAACCCGATGCAACTCGAATTTATCCCGAACGGCGATTTTAACTTCTTGTCGGCACAAATTGGTGAAACGGCGATGGACAAGTTGAAGGAAAAGGTCTCCAAACGCGTCACCGAGATGTATACCGAAGTGTTGTTCGACAACCTGACCAAAATTTCCGATGGGATGTACACGGCGAGCGACGGCGCGAAAAAATTAGCCGACGGGTCCGATAAAGCGTTAAGCGGCGCTTTAGAAATTAATGAACATATGCGCGACCTCGTCGACGGATCCTCTGCGATTTCCGGCGGTTTGAACGACGCGTTCGCCGGCAGCAACGAACTAGTGACAGGGTTGCAGACGGTCGAAGAAGGAACGCGCGAGTTAATGAATGGGATGAAGGAAAAATCCGGTTCGCTAGGAGAATTGCAAAAAGGTGGTAAAGAACTCGACCAAGGGACTCAGACGCTGGCAGACGGGCTAAACCAACTTGCGGAAGGTGTCGCTCCACTTAAAAAAGGGATCAACCAATCGCAAAAGGGTGCCTCGGCCTTACAAGACGGTGCGCACCGCGTGTTGGAC is a window from the Numidum massiliense genome containing:
- a CDS encoding bifunctional cystathionine gamma-lyase/homocysteine desulfhydrase, which produces MRLDTKLIHGGVFGDEATGAVSVPIYQVSTYRQERVGQHKGYEYSRTGNPTRAALEQLIAELEEGSRGFAFASGMAAISTVVMLFDQGAHFIVGDDVYGGTYRVLSKVFNRFGIETTMVDTSDPAQVEQAIRDNTKAVLLESPSNPLLKVTDIAAVAAIAKAHNLLLIVDNTFMTPYLQQPLALGADIVLHSATKYLGGHSDVVAGLVVAKDEALGEQLHFLQNSVGGVLGPQDSWLLMRGMKTLGLRMQRHDENAQMLAEWLDGRIDTERVFYPGLTTHPGHEVAKRQARGFGGMLSFDIRSGKRAERVLERVRYFTLAESLGAVESLISVPARMTHASIPPERRAELGISDGLIRLSIGVEDVRDLQDDLAQALDKA
- a CDS encoding TetR/AcrR family transcriptional regulator; translated protein: MAVDRKQQILEAAYGSFAQFGYKATTMDQVAKMADVGKGTIYTFFKNKEELFQEIIEQVIGEMQRVVDEVIDRERPFFDNLHRLLYRLLDFRAQHELLIRLLHEMVSVGTVASKRALDRLERAIIDILAKEIERGIVRGNVKDCDPEVTAFVMLKLYIALVSDWKKSREPFSKEEIARLFQLYVVEGVAK
- a CDS encoding YuiB family protein translates to MQMNIYQFIVSIPLFMVLAFGLGFILNMIVKTTWMPIVLYFLIAGYSVFDRIGELRTSDYVILISGLVGVALSSYVIVLLRKKGFRMF
- a CDS encoding 3D domain-containing protein, translating into MLLLLGASSIVLAGSYAVAPHITNERAGQPQGASVSSAKERKDRTARATNESEIKKPKANESDATKSAVNKLKVNKAKVTKPKVSRAKVTKPKISRAKVNRSKGKVVKATKATLPHPPGELSRYERVEVVATGYTAGYESTGKTVSHPAYGITKSGVHVHRGIYSTIAADPDVFPIGSILYIPGYGYGIVADTGSAIKGNRIDLYFDTVDDVYREWGKKATAVYVLERGSGELTQERFESYNRFAEMNGSY
- a CDS encoding NAD(P)/FAD-dependent oxidoreductase; this translates as MSQLKKILILGAGYGGIVTAINLQKQLGFNEAEVTLVNINDYHYITTHLHAPAAGTFPHDKTRVKIDDLLDGNKVNFIQDAVTKIRPDDQLVELKNREEPLAYDYLVVGLGSAPATFGIEGLLENSMVIRNINSVRMIRTHIEYMFSRYRNEPDRDDLVTIVVGGAGFTGIEFVGELAYRMPELCKEYDIPREKARIINIEAAPTALPGFDKELVEYAMETLERRGVEFMIGTPIKACQEDGVVVGDDEEKIKAATVVWTGGVTGNPLVADAGFEVNRGRVQVDEYLRAPNYDNVFIVGDSSLIFNEETGRPFPPTAQMATQQGINLAKNLVTLVRDGGALTTFKYEPKGTVASLGKGEGIGVVGKKKLFGWQAAQMKKIIDLRYLYMIGGISLAMKKGQF
- a CDS encoding aspartyl-phosphate phosphatase Spo0E family protein; this encodes MNQLEDAIEHLREQMVTLALRVGLDHPEVYRLSRQIDQLHTEWCHLKRGEARADVRADAGNTYSINRFTSKLREERAALAFA
- a CDS encoding DUF1462 family protein — encoded protein: MIQQRETVELVVYGAKQICASCINQPSSEETVSWLQAALSRDYGDTVHVRYIDVEEVPEAASESEQRFIEGIMQDEYAYPLIVLNDEVVAEGNPRLKVIRSKLEQLGIRRTSR
- a CDS encoding NAD(P)/FAD-dependent oxidoreductase, translated to MAEDAFREEKLYDITIIGGGPTGIFAAFYGGMRNASVKILDSMPQLGGQLAALYPEKYIYDVAGFPKVRAKELVDNLTEQARHFNPTVCLEEKVLNVEKQGDHFLMTTQKGTHLAKTIIITAGVGAFEPRKLRLPDAERYEGKNLHYFVSDMQSFQGQRVMIAGGGDSAVDWALMLEPIADEVTLVHRRDQFRAHEHSVENLFNSSVNIVTPKEIARLHGGDKIERITLIDKKSKETTDVEVDSLIVNYGFISSLGPIKDWGLEIEKGSIVVNSKMETNIPGIYAAGDISTYPGKVKLIASGFGEAPTAVNNAKQYIDPEAKLQPGHSSNMSF
- a CDS encoding divergent PAP2 family protein, which codes for MWTNQLINYPLIAALLAIGAAQAIKVPLYYALQRRWEWRFLFSTGGMPSSHSAAVTALATAIGIADGIDSHLFALSVVFAIIVMYDATGVRRQAGMHAALLNQLVKEFNLMVQNLKTMKQRTPPENRTRLKELLGHKPIEVFVGAWFGIFIAFAIDWIMN
- a CDS encoding DUF1450 domain-containing protein, which produces MRPLVEFCVSNLTPEVEKVKEELERDDDIDVVEYSCLGNCTECYVRPYALVDGEFIAADSGPELLVAIREAINEQTSMWDELDRLLDD
- a CDS encoding HesB/IscA family protein produces the protein MIHISEQASFKIKDMMAELGDRDNLYLRIGVKAGGCSGFTYGMGFDKEKHEDDQLFTEQGLSVVVDAESLPLIDGLEVDYKESMMGGGFTLTNPNAIATCGCGTSFRTAKREGQPEEC